A DNA window from Fragaria vesca subsp. vesca linkage group LG3, FraVesHawaii_1.0, whole genome shotgun sequence contains the following coding sequences:
- the LOC101312130 gene encoding cytosolic enolase 3-like — MSVQEYLDNHMLSRKIEDAVNAAVRAKAPDPVLFISNHMRKAIPSVITKLKARQILDSRGIPTVEVDLHTNKGVFRASAPSSDLTGAYEAVELRDGDKKLYLGSSVTKAVKNVNEKISEALVGMDPTLQSQIDQAMIDLDKTEKKGELGVNAILAVSMAACKAGAAQKEVPLYKHIADLSGRNTLTLPVPAFTVISGGKRAGNSLAIQEIMILPIGANRFEEALQMGSETYHHLKAVILEKYGSTGCNVGEDGGFAPNISSFTEGLDLVKEAIGRTGYNDQIKIAIDVAATDFCMGTKYDLDYKSPNKSGQNFKTAEDMIKLYSELCTAYAIVSIEDPFDKEDWEHTKRFSNLAICQVVGDDLLMSNSQRMKKAIEESTCDALLLKINQIGTVTEAIEVVKLAKDAHWGVVASHRCGETEESFIADFSVGLSTGQIKAGAPCRGERLAKYNQLLRIEEELGDNAFYAGEEWRESP; from the exons ATGTCGGTCCAAGAGTACCTGGACAATCACATGCTCTCTCGCAAAATCGAAGACGCCGTCAATGCCGCCGTCAGGGCCAAGGCCCCCGATCCCGTCCTCTTCATC TCGAATCATATGAGGAAGGCGATTCCTTCAGTGATAACGAAGCTCAAAGCTCGGCAGATCCTCGATAGCAGAGGAATTCCTACTGTTGAAGTTGATCTTCATACTAACAAAGGAGTGTTCCGAGCTTCGGCTCCCAGTTCCGATCTTACTGGAGC GTATGAGGCTGTTGAGTTGCGAGATGGGGACAAGAAGTTGTATCTTGGAAGTAGTGTGACTAAAGCTGTTAAGAATGTGAATGAGAAGATATCTGAAGCCTTGGTTGGGATGGATCCTACGCTTCAATCGCAGATTGATCAGGCAATGATAGACTTGGATAAGACAGAAAAGAAG GGTGAGCTTGGAGTAAATGCCATATTGGCTGTTTCGATGGCTGCTTGCAAAGCTGGGGCTGCTCAGAAAGAG GTTCCACTGTACAAACATATTGCTGACCTTTCTGGAAGAAACACCCTGACCCTGCCTGTTCCTGCTTTCACTGTTATAAGTGGAGGCAAGCGTGCTGGGAATAGTCTGGCCATTCAG GAAATTATGATCCTGCCAATTGGAGCTAACAGGTTTGAGGAGGCACTGCAAATGGGATCAGAAACGTATCATCACTTGAAG GCTGTTATTTTAGAGAAGTATGGCTCAACTGGTTGTAATGTCGGTGAAGACGGTGGTTTTGCACCCAACATCTCCAG CTTTACTGAAGGCTTGGATCTTGTAAAAGAGGCCATCGGCAGAACAGGTTATAATGACCAGATAAAAATAGCAATTGATGTTGCTGCTACAGACTTCTGCATGG GTACGAAGTATGACCTGGACTACAAATCACCAAATAAGTCAGGGCAAAACTTTAAGACTGCAGAAGATATGATTAAGTTGTATAGTGAACTTTGTACTG CGTACGCAATCGTATCTATTGAAGATCCATTTGATAAGGAGGACTGGGAACACACTAAACGCTTTTCTAACCTTGCAATTTGTCAG GTAGTGGGAGATGACTTGTTAATGTCAAATTCACAACGTATGAAGAAAGCAATAGAGGAATCTACGTGTGATGCTCTTCTTTTGAAG ATTAACCAGATTGGGACTGTGACTGAGGCCATTGAAGTGGTTAAACTGGCAAAGGATGCCCACTGGGGAGTGGTGGCATCTCATAGATGTGGCGAAACTGAAGAGTCCTTTATAGCCGACTTCTCTGTTGGTCTCTCTACTGGTCAGATCAAAGCTGGTGCTCCTTGCAGAGGCGAGCGACTGGCTAAATATAACCAG TTGCTTCGAATTGAGGAAGAGCTTGGGGACAATGCATTTTATGCTGGTGAAGAGTGGAGGGAGTCACCCTGA
- the LOC101311549 gene encoding neutral ceramidase-like has protein sequence MEVLGYGGLWPKLAILLALCAVQGAVCDSSYLIGLGSYDITGPAADVNMMGYANAEQIASGVHFRLRARSFVVAQPQGNRVVFVNLDACMASQLVKLKVIERLKARYGDLYTEKNVAISGIHTHAGPGGYLQYIVYIVTSLGFVRQSFDALVDGIEQSIIQAHQNLAPGSVFVNKGEILDAGVNRSPSAYLNNPTAERSQYKYDVDKEMTLLKFVDDQWGPVGSFNWFATHGTSMSRTNSLISGDNKGAAARFMEDWFEENGGKSANSDDIDADEIPRRVSNIVSGHHDNHHELLELAASFQSPPGTPATRSLSVARRVRGVLRQANKPRFVSAFCQSNCGDVSPNVLGAFCTDTGLPCDFNHSTCGGKNELCYGQGPGYPDEFESTRIIGERQFRKAVDLFNKASEQLTGKIEYRHTYIDFSQLEVALPKKGGGSEVVKTCPAAMGFGFAAGTTDGPGAFDFKQGDNKGNPFWRLVRNVLKTPGQEQVDCQSPKPILLDTGEMKQPYDWAPAILPIQIFRIGQLVILSVPGEFTTMAGRRLRDAVKAELTSGGHGGNIHVVLAGLTNTYSQYITTFEEYEVQRYEGASTLYGPHTLSAYIQEFKKLAKALISDQPVAPGPQPPDLLDRQISLLTPVVMDATPPGVSFGDCSSDVPQNSTFKRGHDMVTVTFWSACPRNDLMTEGTFSLVEILHGKDTWVPAYDDDDFCLRFKWSRPSKLSTRSQATIEWRIPQSATPGVYRIRHFGASKSLVGSIRHFTGSSSAFVVA, from the exons ATGGAGGTTTTAGGCTACGGAGGCTTATGGCCCAAACTGGCAATTCTACTGGCTCTGTGCGCTGTTCAAGGAGCGGTGTGCGATTCCAGCTACTTGATTGGGCTCGGGAGCTATGACATCACCGGCCCGGCAGCTGATGTCAACATGATGGGGTATGCTAACGCGGAGCAGATCGCTTCCGGAGTTCACTTCAGGCTGAGGGCTCGCTCGTTCGTGGTGGCGCAGCCGCAGGGGAACCGTGTGGTGTTTGTGAACCTTGATGCTTGCATGGCCTCGCAGCTTGTGAAATTGAAAGTCATTGAGAGGTTGAAGGCAAG GTATGGGGATCTATACACTGAGAAGAATGTAGCTATTAGTGGAATTCACACTCACGCTGGTCCAGGGGGTTATCTTCAGTATATTGTGTATATTGTGACATCTCTAGGGTTTGTGCGTCAGTCGTTTGACGCCCTTGTTGATGGTATTGAGCAAAGCATTATTCAAGCCCATCAAAATCTTGCACCAGGATCAGTTTTTGTTAATAAGG GAGAAATCTTAGATGCGGGGGTTAACCGTAGTCCTAGTGCTTATCTGAATAATCCTACAGCAGAGCGCAGTCAATACAAATATGATGTTGATAAGGAAATGACTCTTCTGAAGTTTGTTGATGATCAATGGGGTCCAGTGGGTAGCTTCAATTGGTTTGCAACTCATGGAACTTCTATGAGTCGGACAAACTCATTAATTAGTGGGGATAATAAGGGTGCTGCTGCACGATTTATGGAAGACTGGTTTGAGGAGAATGGCGGTAAAAGTGCAAATTCTGATGATATTGACGCTGACGAGATCCCTCGTAGAGTGTCAAATATAGTTTCTGGCCATCATGATAATC ACCATGAGTTACTGGAGCTTGCTGCGTCCTTTCAGTCTCCTCCTGGTACGCCAGCAACCAGGTCCTTGAGTGTTGCAAGACGTGTGAGGGGTGTACTAAGGCAGGCTAACAAGCCTAGATTTGTATCTGCCTTTTGTCAATCAAACTGTGGTGATGTGAGCCCAAATGTTTTAGGAGCTTTCTGCACAGATACTGGGCTACCTTGTGATTTCAATCACAGCACCTGTGGTGGGAAGAATGAGTTATGCTATGGCCAAGGACCGGG TTACCCAGATGAATTTGAAAGTACACGTATTATTGGCGAGAGGCAATTTAGAAAAGCTGTGGATCTTTTCAACAAAGCATCTGAACAGTTGACTGGGAAGATTGAATATCGCCACACTTACATCGACTTCTCGCAACTTGAAGTAGCCCTTCCCAAGAAGGGGGGAGGTTCTGAGGTGGTTAAGACATGTCCTGCTGCAATGGGATTTGGATTTGCTGCTGGAACCACTGACGGACCTGGAGCTTTTGATTTCAAACAAGGGGATAATAAG GGAAATCCTTTCTGGAGATTGGTGCGCAATGTGCTCAAAACGCCAGGCCAGGAACAGGTTGATTGTCAGAGTCCAAAGCCAATCTTGCTTGATACTGGTGAAATGAAGCAACCGTATGATTGGGCG CCTGCAATACTTCCAATTCAGATTTTCCGGATTGGGCAGCTTGTCATTCTCAGTGTACCTGGAG AATTTACGACAATGGCTGGTAGACGGCTCCGTGATGCTGTGAAAGCTGAATTGACTAGTGGTGGTCATGGTGGAAACATTCATGTTGTGCTAGCAGGATTGACTAATACTTATTCTCAGTATATCACAACCTTTGAAGAGTATGAGGTGCAGAGATATGAG GGTGCATCCACTCTCTATGGACCACACACACTAAGTGCCTACATTCAGGAGTTCAAGAAGCTTGCTAAAGCTCTCATCAGTGACCAACCCGTTGCACCAGGTCCACAACCCCCAGATCTGCTCGACAGGCAAATAAGCTTGCTTACTCCGGTTGTGATGGATGCAACCCCTCCTGGTGTCAGTTTTGGGGATTGCAGTTCGGATGTGCCTCAGAACTCTACTTTTAAGAGAGGTCATGACATGGTAACAGTAACCTTCTGGTCGGCTTGTCCTCGTAATGACCTTATGACTGAAGGTACATTTTCCCTTGTGGAGATTCTACATGGAAAGGATACTTGGGTTCCAGCTTACGATGACGATGATTTCTGTCTGCGCTTTAAGTGGTCAAGACCTTCCAAACTCAGTACTAGAAGTCAGGCAACCATAGAATGGAGAATTCCTCAGTCCGCAACTCCCGGCGTATACAGAATAAGGCATTTTGGTGCCTCTAAGAGCCTAGTTGGGTCGATTCGCCACTTTACAGGGTCATCTAGTGCTTTTGTGGTAGCCTAA